Proteins from one Mesoplodon densirostris isolate mMesDen1 chromosome 1, mMesDen1 primary haplotype, whole genome shotgun sequence genomic window:
- the LOC132485722 gene encoding nucleophosmin-like has protein sequence MEDSMDMDMSSLRPQNYLFGCELKADKDYHSKVDNDENEHQISLRTVSLGAGTKDELHIVEAEAMNYEGSPVKVTLATLKMSVQPTVSLGGFEITPPVVLQLKCGSGPVHISGQHLVAVEEDAESEDEEEEDVKLLSISGKRSAPGSGSKFPQKKVKLAADGDEDDDDDDDDDDEDDDDDDFDDEEAEEEAPVKKSVRDTPAKNAQKSNQNGKDSKPSTPRSKGQESFKKLEKAPKTPKGPSSVEDIKAKMQASIEKGGSLPKVEAKFISYVKNCFRMTDQEAIQDLWQWRQSL, from the coding sequence ATGGAAGATTCGATGGACATGGACATGAGCTCCCTGAGGCCCCAGAACTATCTTTTCGGTTGTGAACTAAAGGCCGACAAAGATTATCACTCTAAGGTGGATAATGATGAAAATGAGCACCAGATATCTTTAAGAACGGTCAGTTTAGGGGCTGGCACAAAGGATGAATTGCACATTGTCGAAGCAGAGGCGATGAATTATGAAGGCAGTCCAGTCAAAGTAACACTGGCAACTTTGAAAATGTCTGTGCAGCCAACGGTTTCCCTTGGGGGCTTTGAAATAACACCACCTGTGGTCTTACAGTTGAAGTGTGGTTCAGGGCCTGTGCATATTAGTGGACAGCACTTAGTAGCTGTGGAGGAAGATGCAGAGTCagaagatgaagaggaggaggacgtGAAACTCCTAAGTATATCTGGAAAGCGTTCTGCCCCTGGAAGTGGTAGCAAGTTTccacagaaaaaagtaaaacttgctGCTGATggagatgaagatgatgatgatgacgatgacgatgatgatgaagatgatgatgatgatgactttgatgatgaggaagctgaagaagAAGCTCCAGTAAAGAAATCTGTACGAGATACTCCAGCCAAAAATGCACAAAAAtcaaaccagaatggaaaagactcaAAACCATCAACACCAAGATCAAAAGGTCAAGAATCCttcaaaaaactggaaaaagctCCTAAAACACCAAAAGGACCTAGCTCTGTAGAAGACATTAAAGCAAAAATGCAAGCAAGTATAGAAAAAGGTGGTTCCCTTCCCAAAGTGGAAGCCAAATTCATCAGTTATGTGAAGAATTGTTTCCGGATGACTGACCAGGAGGCTATTCAAGATCTCTGGCAGTGGAGGCAGTCTCTTTAA